From one Drosophila subpulchrella strain 33 F10 #4 breed RU33 chromosome 3L, RU_Dsub_v1.1 Primary Assembly, whole genome shotgun sequence genomic stretch:
- the LOC119553871 gene encoding ras-related protein Rab-26 isoform X2 translates to MASTALGMGGGGGGGGAQGAPAGSAHPDDASSMSDDVFEDAETTQARIEELRRRPFGDGCYNPPAAPASVSASITTTTTQHHHHHDHNPHHQHHHHSQLSLTGSHHYHDDTIMAPVQRSATGYPGYRPSREAMQMYAYGAEDYEDDYNDGWRSYRYDEVDMHPAPPTAHQQPFDDTVNHKTILLGDSGVGKTSFLVKYNTGEFRLGSFSATVGIALTVIMLGDSGVGKTSLLIRFRDGRYVPSYFLSTVGIDFRNKVVVVDGTRVKLQIWDTAGQERFRSVTHAYYRDAHALLLLYDVTNKTTYDNIRAWLGEIREYAQEDVVIVLIGNKADCSGSERQVKREDGERLGREHNVPFMETSAKTGLNVELSFTAVARQLKSRGYEHGDDGKFNVHDFVRDNTKARSVCAQCRNM, encoded by the exons ATGGCCAGCACAGCGTTGGGAATGGGTGGGggaggaggcggaggaggGGCACAAGGAGCGCCAGCGGGATCGGCGCATCCCGACGACGCCAGCAGCATGAGCGACGACGTCTTCGAGGATGCGGAGACCACCCAGGCCAGGATCGAGGAGCTGCGTCGCCGGCCCTTCGGCGACGGCTGTTACAATCCCCCCGCAGCACCCGCCTCCGTTTCCGCCTCGATAACGACAACAACGAcgcagcaccaccaccaccatgaTCATAATCCacaccaccagcaccaccatCACAGCCAGCTGAGTTTGACCGGAAGCCATCACTACCACGACGACACCATCATGGCCCCCGTTCAGCGCTCAGCCACCGGATATCCGGGCTATCGTCCCTCCCGCGAGGCCATGCAGATGTATGCGTATGGAGCCGAGGACTACGAGGACGACTACAACGATGGCTGGCGATCGTATCGCTACGACGAGGTGGACATGCACCCAGCCCCGCCCACCGCCCATCAGCAGCCCTTCGACGACACGGTCAACCACAAGACGATCCTGCTGGGCGACTCGGGAGTGGGCAAGACGTCCTTCCTGGTCAAATACAACACGGGCGAGTTCCGGCTGGGCTCCTTCTCCGCCACAGTGGGCATTGCGCTAACG GTCATAATGCTGGGAGATTCGGGAGTGGGCAAGACCTCACTTTTGATCCGATTCCGCGATGGTCGCTATGTGCCAAGCTATTTCCTCAGCACGGTCGGCATTGATTTTAGG AACAAAGTGGTGGTCGTCGATGGGACACGCGTCAAGCTGCAAATCTGGGACACGGCCGGTCAGGAGCGATTCCGAAGCGTTACCCACGCCTACTACCGCGACGCCCATG ctctgctgctgctgtacGATGTGACCAACAAGACCACCTACGACAACATCCGCGCCTGGCTGGGCGAAATACGGGAGTACGCGCAGGAGGACGTGGTCATCGTTTTAATAG GAAACAAGGCCGATTGCAGCGGCAGCGAGCGGCAGGTGAAGCGGGAGGATGGGGAGCGCTTGGGAAGGGAACACAACGTGCCCTTCATGGAGACCTCGGCCAAAACGGGACTCAACGTGGAGCTGTCGTTCACAGCGGTGGCCAG GCAGCTGAAGAGTCGCGGCTACGAGCACGGCGATGATGGAAAGTTCAATGTGCATGATTTTGTGCGTGACAATACAAAGGCGCGCTCGGTTTGCGCCCAATGCAGAAATATGTAA
- the LOC119553871 gene encoding ras-related protein Rab-26 isoform X4 gives MASTALGMGGGGGGGGAQGAPAGSAHPDDASSMSDDVFEDAETTQARIEELRRRPFGDGCYNPPAAPASVSASITTTTTQHHHHHDHNPHHQHHHHSQLSLTGSHHYHDDTIMAPVQRSATGYPGYRPSREAMQMYAYGAEDYEDDYNDGWRSYRYDEVDMHPAPPTAHQQPFDDTVNHKTILLGDSGVGKTSFLVKYNTGEFRLGSFSATVGIALTNKVVVVDGTRVKLQIWDTAGQERFRSVTHAYYRDAHALLLLYDVTNKTTYDNIRAWLGEIREYAQEDVVIVLIGNKADCSGSERQVKREDGERLGREHNVPFMETSAKTGLNVELSFTAVARQLKSRGYEHGDDGKFNVHDFVRDNTKARSVCAQCRNM, from the exons ATGGCCAGCACAGCGTTGGGAATGGGTGGGggaggaggcggaggaggGGCACAAGGAGCGCCAGCGGGATCGGCGCATCCCGACGACGCCAGCAGCATGAGCGACGACGTCTTCGAGGATGCGGAGACCACCCAGGCCAGGATCGAGGAGCTGCGTCGCCGGCCCTTCGGCGACGGCTGTTACAATCCCCCCGCAGCACCCGCCTCCGTTTCCGCCTCGATAACGACAACAACGAcgcagcaccaccaccaccatgaTCATAATCCacaccaccagcaccaccatCACAGCCAGCTGAGTTTGACCGGAAGCCATCACTACCACGACGACACCATCATGGCCCCCGTTCAGCGCTCAGCCACCGGATATCCGGGCTATCGTCCCTCCCGCGAGGCCATGCAGATGTATGCGTATGGAGCCGAGGACTACGAGGACGACTACAACGATGGCTGGCGATCGTATCGCTACGACGAGGTGGACATGCACCCAGCCCCGCCCACCGCCCATCAGCAGCCCTTCGACGACACGGTCAACCACAAGACGATCCTGCTGGGCGACTCGGGAGTGGGCAAGACGTCCTTCCTGGTCAAATACAACACGGGCGAGTTCCGGCTGGGCTCCTTCTCCGCCACAGTGGGCATTGCGCTAACG AACAAAGTGGTGGTCGTCGATGGGACACGCGTCAAGCTGCAAATCTGGGACACGGCCGGTCAGGAGCGATTCCGAAGCGTTACCCACGCCTACTACCGCGACGCCCATG ctctgctgctgctgtacGATGTGACCAACAAGACCACCTACGACAACATCCGCGCCTGGCTGGGCGAAATACGGGAGTACGCGCAGGAGGACGTGGTCATCGTTTTAATAG GAAACAAGGCCGATTGCAGCGGCAGCGAGCGGCAGGTGAAGCGGGAGGATGGGGAGCGCTTGGGAAGGGAACACAACGTGCCCTTCATGGAGACCTCGGCCAAAACGGGACTCAACGTGGAGCTGTCGTTCACAGCGGTGGCCAG GCAGCTGAAGAGTCGCGGCTACGAGCACGGCGATGATGGAAAGTTCAATGTGCATGATTTTGTGCGTGACAATACAAAGGCGCGCTCGGTTTGCGCCCAATGCAGAAATATGTAA
- the LOC119553871 gene encoding ras-related protein Rab-26 isoform X5: MASTALGMGGGGGGGGAQGAPAGSAHPDDASSMSDDVFEDAETTQARIEELRRRPFGDGCYNPPAAPASVSASITTTTTQHHHHHDHNPHHQHHHHSQLSLTGSHHYHDDTIMAPVQRSATGYPGYRPSREAMQMYAYGAEDYEDDYNDGWRSYRYDEVDMHPAPPTAHQQPFDDTVNHKTILLGDSGVGKTSFLVKYNTGEFRLGSFSATVGIALTNQANQQEVRKRGFKDASSADKISE; encoded by the exons ATGGCCAGCACAGCGTTGGGAATGGGTGGGggaggaggcggaggaggGGCACAAGGAGCGCCAGCGGGATCGGCGCATCCCGACGACGCCAGCAGCATGAGCGACGACGTCTTCGAGGATGCGGAGACCACCCAGGCCAGGATCGAGGAGCTGCGTCGCCGGCCCTTCGGCGACGGCTGTTACAATCCCCCCGCAGCACCCGCCTCCGTTTCCGCCTCGATAACGACAACAACGAcgcagcaccaccaccaccatgaTCATAATCCacaccaccagcaccaccatCACAGCCAGCTGAGTTTGACCGGAAGCCATCACTACCACGACGACACCATCATGGCCCCCGTTCAGCGCTCAGCCACCGGATATCCGGGCTATCGTCCCTCCCGCGAGGCCATGCAGATGTATGCGTATGGAGCCGAGGACTACGAGGACGACTACAACGATGGCTGGCGATCGTATCGCTACGACGAGGTGGACATGCACCCAGCCCCGCCCACCGCCCATCAGCAGCCCTTCGACGACACGGTCAACCACAAGACGATCCTGCTGGGCGACTCGGGAGTGGGCAAGACGTCCTTCCTGGTCAAATACAACACGGGCGAGTTCCGGCTGGGCTCCTTCTCCGCCACAGTGGGCATTGCGCTAACG AATCAGGCCAATCAGCAGGAAGTAAGGAAAAGAGGTTTCAAAGATGCGTCGTCAGCAGACAAGATATCGGAGTGA
- the LOC119553871 gene encoding ras-related protein Rab-26 isoform X1: MRRQQTRYRSDSIASPSGARKPSISVASPSPLASGSTGSPTRRESLVKPTWQHITPGQLPPKTLDKINGIASDDSDDDGYPKRRPSVIVHQRQQSISQQPLLPEHMTSASIFRDQAPQTSQSQSQSHHLPSGNGFMARLNSVRLAAGAEQQPLLDSKGAGAGGGGGGGGGAGAGGGTAVARPSVAPAPPAPGPGNEGASATLCKNAGRALIRMISSNNAPEEEDDFDIMGKVIMLGDSGVGKTSLLIRFRDGRYVPSYFLSTVGIDFRNKVVVVDGTRVKLQIWDTAGQERFRSVTHAYYRDAHALLLLYDVTNKTTYDNIRAWLGEIREYAQEDVVIVLIGNKADCSGSERQVKREDGERLGREHNVPFMETSAKTGLNVELSFTAVARQLKSRGYEHGDDGKFNVHDFVRDNTKARSVCAQCRNM, encoded by the exons ATGCGTCGTCAGCAGACAAGATATCGGAGTGACTCCATTGCCAGTCCATCGGGCGCCAGGAAGCCCTCCATTTCGGTGGCCAGTCCATCGCCGCTGGCCAGCGGATCCACTGGATCGCCCACACGTCGCGAGTCCCTGGTGAAGCCCACCTGGCAGCACATCACCCCCGGCCAGTTGCCACCCAAGACGCTGGACAAGATCAATGGGATTGCCTCCGATGATTCGGACGACGATGGCTATCCGAAGAGGCGACCCAGCGTGATTGTCCACCAGCGCCAGCAGTCCATCTCCCAGCAGCCCCTGCTGCCCGAACACATGACCTCGGCCTCCATTTTCCGCGATCAGGCTCCACAGACATCCCAGTCGCAGTCGCAATCGCATCATCTGCCATCTGGCAATGGTTTCATGGCCCGATTGAATAGCGTGAGATTGGCCGCTGGAGCAGAACAGCAGCCACTTTTGGACTCCaaaggagcaggagcagggggaggaggtggaggaggagggggAGCTGGAGCCGGAGGAGGAACTGCTGTGGCCAGGCCATCTGTTGCACCTGCACCACCTGCTCCGGGTCCGGGAAACGAGGGAGCCAGCGCAACGCTCTGCAAGAACGCCGGACGAGCACTCATCCGCATGATTTCATCCAACAACGCaccggaggaggaggacgactTTGATATTATGGGCAAG GTCATAATGCTGGGAGATTCGGGAGTGGGCAAGACCTCACTTTTGATCCGATTCCGCGATGGTCGCTATGTGCCAAGCTATTTCCTCAGCACGGTCGGCATTGATTTTAGG AACAAAGTGGTGGTCGTCGATGGGACACGCGTCAAGCTGCAAATCTGGGACACGGCCGGTCAGGAGCGATTCCGAAGCGTTACCCACGCCTACTACCGCGACGCCCATG ctctgctgctgctgtacGATGTGACCAACAAGACCACCTACGACAACATCCGCGCCTGGCTGGGCGAAATACGGGAGTACGCGCAGGAGGACGTGGTCATCGTTTTAATAG GAAACAAGGCCGATTGCAGCGGCAGCGAGCGGCAGGTGAAGCGGGAGGATGGGGAGCGCTTGGGAAGGGAACACAACGTGCCCTTCATGGAGACCTCGGCCAAAACGGGACTCAACGTGGAGCTGTCGTTCACAGCGGTGGCCAG GCAGCTGAAGAGTCGCGGCTACGAGCACGGCGATGATGGAAAGTTCAATGTGCATGATTTTGTGCGTGACAATACAAAGGCGCGCTCGGTTTGCGCCCAATGCAGAAATATGTAA
- the LOC119553871 gene encoding ras-related protein Rab-5C isoform X3 — protein sequence MRRQQTRYRSDSIASPSGARKPSISVASPSPLASGSTGSPTRRESLVKPTWQHITPGQLPPKTLDKINGIASDDSDDDGYPKRRPSVIVHQRQQSISQQPLLPEHMTSASIFRDQAPQTSQSQSQSHHLPSGNGFMARLNSVRLAAGAEQQPLLDSKGAGAGGGGGGGGGAGAGGGTAVARPSVAPAPPAPGPGNEGASATLCKNAGRALIRMISSNNAPEEEDDFDIMGKNKVVVVDGTRVKLQIWDTAGQERFRSVTHAYYRDAHALLLLYDVTNKTTYDNIRAWLGEIREYAQEDVVIVLIGNKADCSGSERQVKREDGERLGREHNVPFMETSAKTGLNVELSFTAVARQLKSRGYEHGDDGKFNVHDFVRDNTKARSVCAQCRNM from the exons ATGCGTCGTCAGCAGACAAGATATCGGAGTGACTCCATTGCCAGTCCATCGGGCGCCAGGAAGCCCTCCATTTCGGTGGCCAGTCCATCGCCGCTGGCCAGCGGATCCACTGGATCGCCCACACGTCGCGAGTCCCTGGTGAAGCCCACCTGGCAGCACATCACCCCCGGCCAGTTGCCACCCAAGACGCTGGACAAGATCAATGGGATTGCCTCCGATGATTCGGACGACGATGGCTATCCGAAGAGGCGACCCAGCGTGATTGTCCACCAGCGCCAGCAGTCCATCTCCCAGCAGCCCCTGCTGCCCGAACACATGACCTCGGCCTCCATTTTCCGCGATCAGGCTCCACAGACATCCCAGTCGCAGTCGCAATCGCATCATCTGCCATCTGGCAATGGTTTCATGGCCCGATTGAATAGCGTGAGATTGGCCGCTGGAGCAGAACAGCAGCCACTTTTGGACTCCaaaggagcaggagcagggggaggaggtggaggaggagggggAGCTGGAGCCGGAGGAGGAACTGCTGTGGCCAGGCCATCTGTTGCACCTGCACCACCTGCTCCGGGTCCGGGAAACGAGGGAGCCAGCGCAACGCTCTGCAAGAACGCCGGACGAGCACTCATCCGCATGATTTCATCCAACAACGCaccggaggaggaggacgactTTGATATTATGGGCAAG AACAAAGTGGTGGTCGTCGATGGGACACGCGTCAAGCTGCAAATCTGGGACACGGCCGGTCAGGAGCGATTCCGAAGCGTTACCCACGCCTACTACCGCGACGCCCATG ctctgctgctgctgtacGATGTGACCAACAAGACCACCTACGACAACATCCGCGCCTGGCTGGGCGAAATACGGGAGTACGCGCAGGAGGACGTGGTCATCGTTTTAATAG GAAACAAGGCCGATTGCAGCGGCAGCGAGCGGCAGGTGAAGCGGGAGGATGGGGAGCGCTTGGGAAGGGAACACAACGTGCCCTTCATGGAGACCTCGGCCAAAACGGGACTCAACGTGGAGCTGTCGTTCACAGCGGTGGCCAG GCAGCTGAAGAGTCGCGGCTACGAGCACGGCGATGATGGAAAGTTCAATGTGCATGATTTTGTGCGTGACAATACAAAGGCGCGCTCGGTTTGCGCCCAATGCAGAAATATGTAA